The proteins below are encoded in one region of Hordeum vulgare subsp. vulgare chromosome 3H, MorexV3_pseudomolecules_assembly, whole genome shotgun sequence:
- the LOC123444628 gene encoding probable sugar phosphate/phosphate translocator At2g25520: MAKEAGGEGAMSESVLRKVLVSYCYVAVWIFLSFTVIVYNKYILDPKMYNWPFPISLTMVHMAFCSSLAVALVRVFRVVDLPSSPAMTTQLYTSSVLPIGALYSLSLWFSNSAYIYLSVSFIQMLKALMPVAVYSIGVLFKKETFRSSAMLNMLSISFGVAIAAYGEARFDLRGVALQLAAVAFEATRLVLIQILLTSKGISLNPITSLYYVAPCCLGFLFLPWVFVELPRLRAVGMFEPDFFVFGTNSLCAFALNLAVFLLVGKTSALTMNVAGVVKDWLLIAFSWSVIRDTVTPINLFGYGIAFLGVGYYNHVKLQALKAKEAQKKVAQADEEAGSLLQERDSHGERKTETQS, from the coding sequence ATGGCGAAGGAGGCCGGCGGCGAGGGGGCCATGTCGGAGTCGGTGCTCCGCAAGGTGCTCGTCTCCTACTGCTACGTCGCGGTGTGGATCTTCCTCTCCTTCACCGTCATCGTCTACAACAAGTACATCCTCGACCCCAAGATGTACAACTGGCCCTTCCCCATCTCCCTCACCATGGTGCACATGGCCTTCTGCTCCTCCCTCGCCGTCGCGCTCGTCCGCGTCTTCCGCGTCGTCGACCTCCCCTCCTCGCCCGCCATGACCACGCAGCTCTACACCAGCTCCGTCCTCCCCATCGGCGCGCTCTACTCCCTCTCCCTCTGGTTCTCCAACTCCGCatacatctacctctccgtctccttCATCCAGATGCTCAAGGCGCTCATGCCCGTCGCCGTCTACTCCATCGGGGTGCTCTTCAAGAAGGAGACCTTCCGCTCCTCCGCGATGCTCAACATGCTCTCCATCTCCTTCGGCGTCGCCATCGCCGCCTACGGCGAGGCCCGCTTCGACCTCCGCGGCGTCGCGCTCCAGCTCGCCGCTGTCGCCTTCGAGGCCACCAGGCTCGTCCTCATCCAGATCCTCCTCACATCCAAGGGGATCTCGCTCAACCCCATCACCTCGCTCTACTACGTCGCGCCCTGCTGCCTCGGCTTCCTCTTCCTGCCCTGGGTCTTCGTCGAGCTGCCCAGGCTGCGCGCCGTCGGCATGTTCGAGCCCGACTTCTTCGTCTTCGGCACCAACTCCCTCTGCGCGTTCGCGCTCAACCTGGCCGTCTTCTTGCTCGTGGGCAAGACGTCCGCGCTCACCATGAACGTGGCCGGCGTCGTCAAGGACTGGCTGCTCATCGCCTTCTCCTGGTCCGTGATCCGGGACACGGTGACCCCGATCAACCTCTTCGGCTACGGGATCGCCTTCCTGGGCGTGGGCTACTACAACCACGTCAAGCTGCAGGCGCTCAAGGCCAAGGAGGCGCAGAAGAAGGTGGCGCAGGCGGACGAGGAGGCCGGCTCGCTGCTGCAGGAGCGCGACTCTCACGGCGAGCGCAAGACCGAGACCCAGTCATAG